A genomic segment from Janthinobacterium sp. 64 encodes:
- a CDS encoding PepSY-associated TM helix domain-containing protein: MGNAGAADKARNNASRAVWLKNLHQWHWISSALCLLGMFLFAITGITLNHAGQIEAKPAITRQQATLPAPLVTQLAAYAAKHDGANAPMPAAAETWLKQQWSLNAGGRPAEWSIDEVYLPLPKAGGDAWVRIGLEDGAAEYELTDRGWVSWLNDVHKGRNTGVAWSWFIDIFAGACIVFCLTGLLILKFHSANRPFTWPMVGLGILIPCAIALLFIH, translated from the coding sequence ATGGGTAATGCGGGCGCCGCAGACAAGGCCAGGAACAACGCCAGCCGCGCCGTCTGGCTGAAGAACTTGCATCAATGGCACTGGATCAGCTCGGCGCTTTGCCTGCTGGGCATGTTTCTGTTCGCCATTACCGGCATCACTCTGAACCACGCCGGCCAGATCGAGGCCAAGCCAGCGATTACGCGCCAGCAGGCGACGTTGCCGGCCCCGTTGGTCACGCAACTGGCCGCGTATGCCGCCAAGCACGATGGCGCGAATGCGCCCATGCCGGCCGCCGCCGAGACCTGGCTCAAGCAGCAATGGTCGCTCAATGCGGGCGGCCGTCCCGCCGAATGGAGCATCGACGAGGTGTACTTGCCGCTGCCCAAGGCGGGCGGTGACGCCTGGGTGCGTATCGGCCTTGAAGACGGGGCCGCCGAATATGAGTTGACGGACCGGGGCTGGGTATCCTGGCTCAACGATGTCCACAAGGGCCGCAACACGGGCGTGGCCTGGAGCTGGTTCATCGACATTTTTGCCGGCGCCTGCATCGTGTTTTGCCTGACTGGCTTGCTGATTTTGAAGTTCCACTCGGCCAACCGGCCATTTACCTGGCCGATGGTTGGCCTCGGTATCTTGATACCTTGCGCGATCGCCTTGCTGTTTATTCACTGA
- a CDS encoding pyridoxamine 5'-phosphate oxidase family protein, translating to MQQYSSEQLASIAARIKDVKFGMLTTSDDMRTLTSRPLTQQQVDSEGHIWFFVSDDAAYTRDLLNNPQVNVSFVDTGDSLYVSVCGHAQLLKDRAKAEELWSPLVKAWFPGGLDDPKLSLIKVTIQSAEYWDSSASKMMQFYAMAKAAITGEPPKDLGEHGRVDL from the coding sequence ATGCAACAGTATTCCAGCGAACAACTGGCCAGCATCGCGGCCAGGATCAAGGACGTCAAATTCGGCATGCTGACCACCAGCGACGACATGCGCACGCTCACCAGCCGGCCGCTGACGCAGCAGCAGGTCGACAGCGAAGGGCACATCTGGTTTTTCGTTTCGGACGATGCCGCCTACACGCGCGACTTGCTGAACAATCCGCAAGTCAACGTCAGCTTCGTCGACACGGGCGACAGCCTGTATGTGTCCGTCTGCGGCCACGCGCAGTTGCTGAAGGACCGCGCCAAGGCGGAGGAGTTGTGGAGCCCGCTGGTGAAAGCCTGGTTCCCGGGCGGACTCGACGATCCGAAGCTGTCGCTGATCAAAGTGACGATACAGTCGGCCGAATACTGGGATAGCAGCGCCAGCAAGATGATGCAATTCTATGCCATGGCCAAGGCCGCCATCACGGGCGAGCCGCCGAAGGACCTGGGCGAACATGGACGGGTCGACCTATAG
- a CDS encoding KGG domain-containing protein gives MATSSDNKQQGSKSTSSSGSGSGGNKQSDTSKRGFASMDPAQQREIASEGGRAAHEKGTAHEFTSEEARRAGSQSHKNDASRQSASSSSGSRDNAGMNQEGNRDSGNKQSGGSGSGTGSSGSRNK, from the coding sequence ATGGCCACATCGAGCGACAATAAACAGCAAGGTAGTAAATCCACTAGCAGCAGTGGTAGCGGCAGCGGCGGCAACAAGCAAAGCGATACCAGCAAGCGTGGCTTCGCTTCCATGGACCCTGCCCAGCAGCGCGAAATCGCCAGCGAAGGGGGACGTGCGGCGCATGAAAAGGGCACGGCGCATGAGTTCACGTCGGAAGAAGCGCGCCGCGCAGGCAGTCAAAGTCACAAGAACGATGCCAGCCGGCAAAGCGCTTCCAGCTCCAGCGGTTCGCGCGACAACGCCGGCATGAACCAGGAGGGTAACCGCGACAGTGGCAACAAGCAAAGCGGCGGTTCAGGTTCAGGGACGGGCTCGTCCGGTTCGCGCAACAAGTAA
- the pdeM gene encoding ligase-associated DNA damage response endonuclease PdeM: MSGQQQAHCVVELAGEIMWLLAHKAVYWPARKMLVIADIHFGKAAAFRALGVPVPRGTTTQNLLALDALMASYACEEIVFLGDFLHARAAHAPATVAAMLAWRARHPGLRLTVVRGNHDAHAGDPAAALGIGMVDEPHQVGKLSFCHHPDTAAPGYVLAGHVHPVFHLRAAGTGRHAGGLRLPCFLLGQERAILPSFGAFTGGHAVRPGAGERVYMTADAAIFPLPANC; the protein is encoded by the coding sequence ATGAGCGGGCAGCAGCAGGCGCACTGCGTGGTGGAACTGGCCGGCGAGATTATGTGGCTGCTGGCGCACAAGGCCGTGTATTGGCCGGCGCGCAAGATGCTGGTCATCGCCGACATCCATTTCGGCAAGGCGGCCGCGTTCCGCGCGCTGGGCGTGCCCGTGCCGCGCGGCACCACGACGCAAAACCTGCTGGCGCTCGACGCCTTGATGGCCAGTTACGCTTGCGAGGAAATCGTCTTTCTCGGCGACTTCCTGCACGCGCGCGCCGCGCATGCGCCCGCCACCGTGGCCGCCATGCTGGCCTGGCGCGCGCGCCATCCGGGCCTGCGCCTGACGGTGGTGCGCGGCAACCACGATGCGCATGCGGGCGACCCGGCCGCCGCGCTGGGCATCGGCATGGTCGATGAACCGCACCAGGTGGGCAAGCTGTCGTTCTGCCATCACCCGGACACTGCCGCGCCCGGCTATGTGCTGGCCGGCCACGTGCATCCCGTGTTTCATTTGCGCGCAGCAGGGACGGGACGACATGCGGGCGGCTTGCGCCTGCCGTGCTTCCTGCTGGGGCAGGAGCGCGCCATTTTGCCCTCGTTTGGCGCCTTCACGGGCGGCCATGCGGTGCGGCCAGGCGCTGGCGAGCGCGTCTACATGACGGCCGACGCGGCGATTTTCCCTCTGCCCGCTAACTGCTGA
- a CDS encoding ligase-associated DNA damage response DEXH box helicase gives MSKSALAQRIDAWIDARGWTVFPFQRAVWRAAAQGQSGLLHASTGSGKTYAVWFGALLRAERLARKGRKQGLRVLWITPMRALAADTVRALQASGAELAPGWRIEARTGDTSAAQRARQAKAWPEVLVTTPESLSLMLSQADARERFGLLETVIVDEWHELMGSKRGVQVQLALARLRRWNDTLMTWGLSATLGNLRQAQDVLLGEENAGVLVEGKVKKRILVDSLIPANPTRFPWGGHLGIQMLQPLIAEIEGSATTLVFTNTRSQAELWYQHLLDARPDWAGLIALHHGSLDREVREWVEQHLKSGELKAVVCTSSLDLGVDFLPVERVLQVGSAKGIARLVQRAGRSGHAPGRISRVTLVPTNSLELLEAAAARTALAQGQLEARPVPDKPLDVLVQHLVTIALGGGFHSPELYREVRAAWSYRHLSLDEWQWALDFVARGGQSLTVYPEYRRVLPDEEGVYRVPDVALARRHRMSIGTIVSEAAIQVKFLGGGRIGSIEESFIARLKSGDHFLFGGRILEFVRVHEMTAYVRRATGSRGAVPRWQGGKMPLSSELAHAVLDQLQLAQEGKASGPEMRALAPLLAIQQAWSSLPTRATLLVETLSSREGHHLFVYPFAGRSVHLGLASLLAYRIARTQPATLSIAVNDYGFELLGAHDIDFAPLLTGASGADLALFSTDNLLEDVLASLNATELSQRRFREIARIAGLVFQGYPGQPKSARQLQASSSLFFEVFRKHDATNLLLTQAQREVLEQELELTRLRATLRELHGRSISLQALERASPFAFGLMVERFREQLTTEKLSDRVARLVSALEKAAA, from the coding sequence ATGAGCAAAAGTGCGCTGGCGCAGCGCATCGACGCCTGGATTGACGCGCGCGGCTGGACCGTGTTCCCGTTCCAGCGCGCCGTCTGGCGTGCGGCGGCACAGGGCCAGTCCGGTTTGCTGCATGCGAGCACGGGATCGGGCAAGACCTATGCCGTCTGGTTCGGCGCCTTGCTGCGCGCCGAGCGGCTGGCGCGCAAGGGACGAAAGCAGGGCTTGCGCGTGCTGTGGATCACGCCCATGCGGGCGCTGGCGGCCGACACCGTGCGCGCGCTGCAAGCCTCTGGCGCCGAGCTAGCGCCGGGCTGGCGCATCGAGGCGCGCACGGGCGACACGAGCGCCGCGCAGCGGGCGCGGCAGGCGAAAGCCTGGCCCGAGGTGCTGGTGACCACGCCGGAAAGCCTGTCGCTGATGCTGAGCCAGGCGGATGCCCGGGAGCGTTTCGGCCTGCTGGAAACCGTGATCGTCGACGAGTGGCACGAATTGATGGGCAGCAAGCGCGGCGTGCAGGTGCAGCTGGCGCTGGCCCGCTTGCGCCGCTGGAATGACACGTTGATGACGTGGGGCCTGTCGGCCACCCTGGGCAATCTGCGGCAGGCGCAGGACGTCTTGCTGGGCGAGGAAAACGCCGGCGTGCTGGTCGAAGGCAAAGTCAAAAAGCGCATCCTCGTCGACAGCCTGATCCCCGCCAACCCCACGCGCTTTCCCTGGGGCGGGCATTTGGGCATCCAGATGCTGCAACCGCTGATTGCCGAGATCGAAGGCAGCGCCACCACCCTGGTGTTTACCAACACGCGTTCGCAAGCCGAGCTGTGGTATCAGCATTTGCTCGATGCGCGGCCCGACTGGGCCGGCCTGATCGCCCTGCACCACGGTTCGCTGGACCGCGAAGTGCGCGAGTGGGTCGAGCAGCACTTGAAATCGGGCGAGCTGAAAGCCGTCGTGTGCACGTCCAGCCTGGACCTGGGCGTCGATTTCCTGCCCGTCGAGCGGGTGCTGCAAGTGGGCAGCGCGAAAGGCATCGCGCGCCTGGTACAGCGGGCCGGACGCAGCGGCCATGCGCCGGGACGCATTTCGCGCGTCACCCTGGTGCCCACCAACAGCCTGGAATTGCTGGAAGCGGCCGCTGCCCGCACCGCCCTGGCGCAAGGCCAGCTGGAGGCGCGGCCCGTGCCGGACAAGCCGCTCGACGTGCTGGTGCAGCACCTGGTGACGATCGCGCTGGGTGGCGGTTTTCATTCGCCCGAGCTGTACCGGGAAGTGCGCGCCGCCTGGTCGTATCGTCACCTGAGCCTGGACGAGTGGCAATGGGCGCTCGATTTCGTTGCGCGCGGCGGGCAAAGCCTTACCGTGTATCCGGAATACCGGAGAGTGCTGCCGGACGAGGAAGGCGTGTACCGCGTGCCGGACGTCGCCCTGGCGCGGCGCCACCGCATGAGCATCGGCACCATCGTGTCGGAGGCGGCGATCCAGGTCAAGTTCCTCGGCGGTGGGCGGATCGGCAGCATCGAGGAATCGTTCATCGCGCGCCTGAAGTCGGGCGACCATTTTCTGTTCGGCGGGCGCATCCTGGAATTTGTGCGCGTGCATGAGATGACGGCCTATGTGCGGCGCGCAACAGGCAGCCGCGGCGCCGTGCCGCGCTGGCAGGGTGGCAAGATGCCGCTGTCGTCGGAACTGGCACATGCCGTGCTGGACCAGTTGCAGCTGGCGCAGGAAGGCAAGGCCAGCGGGCCGGAAATGCGCGCGCTGGCGCCGCTGCTGGCCATCCAGCAGGCATGGTCGAGCCTGCCCACGCGCGCAACCCTGCTGGTGGAAACCCTCTCCAGCCGCGAAGGCCACCATTTGTTCGTGTATCCGTTTGCGGGCCGCTCGGTGCACCTGGGCCTGGCGTCCCTGCTGGCCTACCGCATTGCCCGTACTCAGCCGGCGACCTTGTCGATCGCCGTCAACGATTACGGCTTTGAATTGCTGGGCGCGCACGACATCGACTTTGCGCCGTTGTTGACGGGCGCCAGCGGCGCCGATCTTGCCCTGTTCAGCACGGACAATCTGCTCGAAGACGTGCTGGCCAGCCTGAATGCGACGGAGCTGTCGCAGCGGCGCTTCCGCGAAATCGCCCGCATCGCGGGATTGGTGTTCCAGGGTTATCCGGGCCAGCCGAAAAGCGCGCGCCAGCTGCAGGCATCGTCTTCGCTGTTTTTTGAAGTGTTCCGCAAGCACGATGCGACCAATCTGCTGCTCACGCAGGCGCAGCGCGAAGTGCTGGAACAGGAGCTGGAATTGACGCGCCTGCGCGCCACCTTGCGCGAGTTGCATGGCAGGAGCATCAGCCTGCAAGCGCTGGAGCGCGCGTCGCCCTTTGCCTTCGGCCTGATGGTCGAGCGTTTCCGCGAACAGCTGACGACGGAAAAACTGTCGGACCGGGTGGCGCGCCTGGTCAGCGCGCTGGAAAAGGCGGCCGCATGA
- a CDS encoding ATP-dependent DNA ligase — MRDFARLYAELDETTSTSRKLAALQAYFRGASPENAAWAVYFLAGGKPRQAVPTRLLREYATERAGLDAWLFDEAYHAVGDLAETIALILPAPGRRSDVGLAEWVEQRIAPLRGAPPETIRADLLAYWDELETRERFLLIKLIGGGFRVGVSKLLVTRALASIAAVDSKLIAQRLMGWTDGKVNPTGAGFLKLIAAQSDGEHALRGGQPYPFFLAHPLQAEPQSLGDIGDWLAEWKYDGMRAQLLRREGVNWLWSRGEELITERFPELAQLALPEGTVLDGEILIWQPGDVPAPFADLQQRMGRKTVSSKLLAGLPAVLVAYDVLECEGVDVRQLPQLERRALLESVVAQVNARALRLSPRIAAASWEALAAIRAESRARGVEGLMLKAVSAAYGVGRTKDVGTWWKWKIAPYAIDAVLIYAQAGHGRRASLYTDYTFAVWDDVEEGEQGERKLVPFAKAYSGLTDAEIGQVDAAIRKTTIEKFGPVRSVKPTMVFEIGFEGIAASSRHKAGIAVRFPRILRRREDKAIADADTLATLKAMLVQAT; from the coding sequence ATGCGTGACTTTGCCCGGCTGTACGCGGAACTCGACGAGACGACCTCCACCAGCCGCAAGCTGGCGGCCCTGCAAGCGTATTTTCGCGGCGCCTCGCCGGAAAACGCAGCCTGGGCCGTGTATTTTCTGGCCGGCGGCAAGCCGCGCCAGGCCGTGCCCACCAGGTTGCTGCGCGAGTATGCGACCGAAAGGGCGGGCCTTGACGCCTGGCTGTTCGACGAGGCCTATCATGCCGTAGGCGACCTGGCCGAAACCATCGCCCTGATCTTGCCCGCGCCGGGCAGGCGCAGCGACGTCGGCCTGGCCGAGTGGGTCGAGCAGCGCATCGCGCCGCTGCGCGGCGCGCCGCCCGAGACCATCCGCGCCGACTTGCTGGCTTACTGGGATGAACTGGAAACGCGTGAACGCTTCCTGCTGATCAAACTGATCGGCGGCGGCTTTCGCGTGGGCGTGTCCAAACTGCTGGTGACGCGCGCGCTGGCGTCGATTGCCGCCGTCGACAGCAAGCTGATCGCCCAGCGTTTGATGGGCTGGACCGATGGCAAGGTCAATCCCACGGGCGCGGGTTTTCTCAAACTGATCGCCGCGCAGTCCGATGGCGAACATGCGCTGCGCGGCGGCCAGCCGTATCCGTTTTTTCTCGCCCATCCCTTGCAGGCGGAGCCGCAGAGTCTCGGTGATATTGGCGACTGGCTGGCCGAATGGAAATACGACGGCATGCGCGCCCAGCTGCTGCGCCGCGAAGGCGTGAACTGGCTGTGGTCGCGTGGCGAGGAATTGATCACGGAGCGCTTTCCCGAACTGGCGCAGCTGGCCTTGCCCGAGGGCACCGTGCTCGATGGCGAAATCCTTATCTGGCAGCCGGGCGACGTACCTGCGCCGTTTGCCGATCTGCAACAACGCATGGGCCGCAAGACGGTGTCGTCCAAGTTGCTGGCCGGGCTGCCGGCCGTGCTCGTGGCCTACGACGTGCTCGAATGCGAAGGCGTGGACGTGCGCCAGTTGCCTCAGCTGGAGCGCCGCGCGCTGCTGGAAAGCGTCGTGGCGCAGGTAAATGCTCGCGCGCTGCGGCTGTCGCCGCGCATAGCGGCGGCAAGCTGGGAGGCGCTGGCGGCCATCCGCGCTGAATCGCGGGCGCGCGGCGTGGAAGGCTTGATGCTCAAGGCCGTGTCGGCCGCGTATGGCGTGGGCCGCACGAAAGACGTGGGCACGTGGTGGAAATGGAAGATAGCCCCGTATGCCATCGACGCCGTGCTGATCTACGCCCAGGCGGGCCACGGCCGGCGCGCGTCGCTGTACACGGACTACACGTTTGCCGTGTGGGATGACGTCGAGGAAGGCGAGCAGGGGGAACGTAAGCTGGTGCCGTTCGCCAAGGCGTATTCCGGTTTGACGGATGCGGAGATCGGACAGGTCGACGCCGCCATCCGCAAGACGACGATAGAAAAATTCGGCCCCGTGCGCAGCGTCAAGCCGACGATGGTGTTCGAGATCGGCTTCGAAGGCATCGCCGCGTCCAGCCGGCACAAGGCGGGCATCGCCGTGCGCTTTCCCCGCATCCTGCGCCGGCGCGAAGACAAGGCCATCGCCGATGCGGATACCCTGGCCACCTTGAAGGCCATGCTGGTCCAGGCCACATGA
- a CDS encoding ligase-associated DNA damage response exonuclease: protein MADMVVVRKEGLYCVPGQFYIDPWRPVERAIITHAHADHARVGHRHYLCAAPGEQVLRARLGAVSIQGLAYGETIEHHGVRVSLHPAGHVLGSAQVRMEVGGTVWVASGDYKLQPDPTCAPFEPVRCDTFITESTFGLPIYRWQAPQEVYDDINQWWRRNAAEGRASVLFCYAFGKAQRILAGLDPSIGPIICHGAAQALTQVYRESGVALPATVMAGDVTDKAALKTAMVIAPPSAAGSPWMKRFGDYSDAFASGWMLLRGARRRRGVDRGFVLSDHADWPGLMQAITATQAERIIVTHGSIPVMVRWLRQNGWQAGGFETEYGDDEADDGAPGAPTAAEDVTHA, encoded by the coding sequence ATGGCAGACATGGTGGTGGTGCGCAAGGAGGGCTTGTACTGTGTGCCGGGTCAGTTCTACATCGACCCGTGGCGCCCCGTCGAGCGCGCCATCATCACGCATGCGCATGCCGACCATGCGCGAGTTGGCCACCGGCATTACCTGTGCGCCGCGCCCGGCGAGCAGGTGCTGCGTGCGCGCCTGGGCGCCGTGTCCATCCAGGGCCTCGCGTATGGCGAGACCATCGAACACCATGGCGTGCGCGTGTCGCTGCATCCGGCCGGCCACGTGCTGGGTTCGGCCCAGGTGCGCATGGAAGTGGGCGGCACAGTGTGGGTGGCCTCGGGCGACTACAAGCTGCAGCCCGACCCCACGTGCGCACCGTTCGAGCCTGTGCGTTGCGATACGTTTATTACGGAATCGACGTTCGGCCTGCCCATCTACCGCTGGCAGGCGCCGCAGGAAGTTTATGATGACATCAACCAGTGGTGGCGCAGGAATGCGGCCGAGGGGCGCGCCAGCGTGCTGTTCTGCTATGCCTTCGGCAAGGCGCAGCGCATCCTCGCGGGGCTCGATCCTTCCATCGGCCCCATCATCTGCCATGGCGCGGCGCAAGCCTTGACGCAGGTGTACCGCGAGTCCGGCGTGGCCTTGCCCGCCACCGTGATGGCGGGCGACGTGACGGACAAGGCGGCACTGAAAACGGCGATGGTGATCGCGCCGCCGTCGGCTGCCGGTTCGCCGTGGATGAAGCGCTTCGGCGACTACAGCGATGCGTTTGCCAGCGGCTGGATGCTGCTGCGCGGCGCGCGCCGGCGGCGTGGCGTGGACCGCGGTTTTGTGCTGTCCGACCATGCCGACTGGCCGGGACTGATGCAAGCGATCACGGCCACGCAGGCCGAACGCATCATCGTCACGCATGGATCGATTCCCGTGATGGTGCGCTGGCTGCGGCAAAACGGCTGGCAGGCGGGCGGCTTCGAGACGGAGTATGGCGACGACGAGGCCGATGACGGTGCGCCCGGTGCGCCCACGGCAGCGGAGGACGTCACCCATGCGTGA
- a CDS encoding RecQ family ATP-dependent DNA helicase yields MHASVYQSGRHIQRLLRSVFGVARLRTGQQEVIDSVLAGRDTLAIMPTGSGKSLCYQLPAALLPSATLVVSPLISLMKDQLEKLHALGITAVQLNSSLSRAEEDEAIARIGQGGRLIIFCTPERLASPDFLSLLASAPPSLVVIDEAHCISQWGHDFRPAYLEIAAALRVLGRPPVLALTATATGEVIADIDAQLEARKLQVINTGIYRANLRYRVIQVTNAAEKQDEVLRLLRETAGVGIVYAATVKAVEDLAARLEELGESVTCYHGKLAARERKHKQDLFMNGERRIMVATNAFGMGIDKPDTRFVIHLQVPANLEAYYQESGRAGRDGLPADCTLLYFQEDKRVQQFFLAKHYPTAEELAAIVAAAQTFPATFAFAALASSLPEFSDGHLKVCLKLLKDGKLLRQDRKLGYSLKAPSAKSPSYAQLAQIYVDKQERDKQALEQMVAYAQSGLCRWKLLLDYFGDADDFERCCTCDNCLSPPALAAPISLDEFPPAPAEAPPPAPAPQIAVGSRVRVPRYQIGTVLSVAGDQVTIAFPENTTRTFMAEFVVPA; encoded by the coding sequence ATGCATGCTTCAGTGTACCAATCTGGTCGACACATCCAGCGCCTGCTGCGCTCGGTCTTTGGCGTGGCACGGCTGCGCACGGGCCAGCAGGAAGTCATCGACAGCGTGCTGGCCGGGCGCGATACCCTGGCCATCATGCCCACCGGCAGCGGCAAGTCGCTGTGCTACCAGTTGCCCGCCGCGCTGTTGCCAAGTGCCACTTTGGTCGTCTCGCCGCTGATCTCGCTGATGAAAGACCAGCTGGAAAAGCTGCATGCACTGGGCATCACGGCAGTGCAGCTCAACAGCAGCCTGTCGCGCGCGGAAGAGGACGAGGCCATCGCCCGCATCGGCCAGGGCGGCAGGCTCATCATCTTTTGCACGCCGGAACGCCTGGCCAGCCCCGATTTTCTGTCCCTGCTGGCCAGTGCGCCGCCCAGCCTGGTCGTCATCGATGAAGCCCATTGCATTTCCCAGTGGGGCCACGATTTCCGTCCCGCCTACCTGGAGATAGCGGCCGCCCTGCGCGTGCTGGGCCGTCCGCCCGTGCTGGCGCTGACGGCCACGGCCACCGGGGAAGTGATAGCCGATATCGACGCGCAGCTGGAAGCGCGCAAGCTGCAAGTCATCAATACCGGCATCTACCGCGCCAATTTGCGCTACCGCGTGATCCAGGTCACGAATGCCGCGGAAAAACAGGACGAAGTTCTGCGCCTGCTGCGCGAGACGGCCGGCGTGGGCATCGTGTATGCGGCCACCGTCAAGGCCGTCGAAGATCTGGCGGCGCGGCTGGAGGAATTGGGCGAGAGCGTCACGTGCTACCACGGCAAGCTGGCGGCGCGCGAGCGCAAGCACAAGCAGGATTTGTTCATGAATGGCGAACGCCGCATCATGGTCGCCACCAACGCCTTCGGCATGGGCATCGACAAGCCCGACACGCGCTTCGTCATCCACTTGCAGGTGCCGGCTAACCTGGAAGCGTACTACCAGGAATCGGGCCGGGCAGGGCGCGACGGCTTGCCCGCCGACTGTACCTTGCTGTACTTTCAGGAAGACAAGCGGGTGCAGCAATTCTTTCTGGCCAAGCACTATCCCACGGCGGAAGAACTGGCGGCCATCGTGGCCGCAGCGCAAACATTTCCGGCCACGTTTGCGTTCGCTGCGCTGGCGTCCAGCCTGCCCGAGTTTTCCGACGGCCACCTGAAGGTCTGCCTGAAATTGTTAAAAGACGGCAAGCTGCTGCGCCAGGACCGCAAGCTGGGCTACAGCCTGAAAGCGCCCTCGGCGAAGTCGCCCTCGTATGCGCAGCTGGCGCAGATCTACGTCGACAAGCAGGAGCGCGACAAACAGGCGCTCGAGCAGATGGTGGCATATGCGCAAAGCGGCCTGTGCCGCTGGAAACTGCTGCTCGATTACTTTGGCGATGCGGACGATTTTGAGCGCTGCTGCACCTGCGACAATTGCCTGTCGCCGCCCGCGCTGGCCGCGCCCATCTCCCTCGACGAGTTCCCTCCAGCGCCTGCTGAAGCGCCGCCGCCCGCGCCAGCGCCCCAGATCGCCGTCGGCAGCCGCGTGCGCGTGCCCCGCTACCAGATCGGTACCGTACTATCGGTAGCCGGCGACCAGGTCACCATTGCCTTTCCGGAAAACACCACGCGTACTTTCATGGCGGAGTTCGTTGTCCCTGCGTGA
- a CDS encoding MAPEG family protein gives MTPELTMLGCTLVLALVHILLPALFRTRETGTAYNVSARDGDGPPVGKITGRLQRAQANLFETLPLFAAAVLIVHVTAQESALTLYGTALYLAARVLYLPLYAFGVPVVRTLVWCVSIAGLLMLFWAILFAS, from the coding sequence ATGACTCCTGAATTGACCATGCTGGGCTGTACTTTGGTGCTGGCGCTGGTGCACATCCTGCTGCCCGCGCTGTTCCGCACGCGCGAAACGGGTACGGCCTATAACGTGAGCGCGCGCGATGGCGACGGGCCGCCCGTGGGCAAGATCACGGGCCGCTTGCAGCGGGCCCAGGCGAACCTGTTTGAAACCCTGCCCCTGTTCGCCGCCGCCGTGCTGATCGTCCACGTGACGGCGCAGGAAAGCGCACTGACCCTGTACGGCACGGCCCTGTACCTGGCCGCGCGCGTGCTGTATTTACCGCTGTACGCGTTTGGCGTGCCCGTCGTGCGCACGCTCGTGTGGTGCGTGTCGATAGCCGGCTTGCTGATGCTGTTCTGGGCCATCCTGTTTGCTTCCTGA